ATTAAAGAAGAGTTTGAGAAGcttcatcagtttctcagagatgaagaagaagctacaatcactgcactgagggaggaagaggagcagaagaagcagatgatgaagaagaagctggaggagatgaacagacacatctcatctctttcacacacaatcaAAGACATGAAGGAGATGATGAAAGCCAATGACGTCTCATTTCTAAAGGTGACAAATGAATCTGGATTCATTCTTTGAGCATAAAACTACTTGCCAATGTTGTATAGAGAGACTCAATGACAATAAGTGTGTTGGATaagatattaaaatgttttcaaactcTTTATTTTCCAGAACTTTAACGTCACAATGGAAAGGTGAGTGAGCTGCTCGTATCTCTTCTCTCAGTGGATCTGAACTCAAATTCACTGCAGTTCTGACTCCTGAATGTTCCTCCAGAGTCCAGATCTCACAGCCGGATCCACAGATGAGTCCTGGAGCTTTGATTCATGTGTCACATTACCTGGGTAACCTGTCGTTCAGAGTCTGGAAGAAGATGCTGGAAACTGTCCAACACAGTGAGTCTCAGCAGATTTGACACCAGTGCAAAagatagttcagatataaacagaCACAATTAACATTTGATAGAAATATAATCACTTGAATTTCTGTATTTCAGAAAATCATCAGATCATACAGCGAACTCATAAAAAGTCTATTCCTCGTGGTCTATGCTTATGTATTAGGATACAATAGTGTTTATTGAATACTGATATTAAACCTGAAGCTTCAGTCCATTCTGTCAGTAACTGAGAGACCATTGTTATGATCGCATGATTTATGATCTCTTTCAAGAAAGTCTTTATatgtgttttacatttacatttctaaTGCATCATATTTCATCCTCTAATCTGATGTTATTCTCTCTGCAGCTCCGTTGACTCTAgatccaaacacagcacatccTTGTCTCACACTCTCTACTGATCTGACCAGTGTGTCGTACAGTGATGAAGGTAAAAAGTGTCCTGATAATCCAGAGAGGATTAACTGGTATTTTTGTGTCCTGAGTTCTGAGGGCTTTAACTCAGGAACACACTGCTGGGATGTGGAGGTTGGTGACAATACATGCTGGAGTCTTGGAATAACCACAGCATCAAACCAAAGGAAGGGAGAAGTTTTCTTTGAGTCTAATGTCTGGCGTGTGCGGTACATGAACAGAAAATACTGCTCACAATCCCCAGAGCAACCCTTGACTGCCTTTACTGTTAAAGAGAAGCTTCAGCGTGTGAGAGTTCAGCTGGACTATGACGGAGGAACCGTGTCATTCTCTAATCC
The Ctenopharyngodon idella isolate HZGC_01 chromosome 4, HZGC01, whole genome shotgun sequence genome window above contains:
- the LOC127510637 gene encoding nuclear factor 7, brain-like isoform X9 is translated as MNKILQEEFNTALTSLQTKLKQGEQMKKEYDGIIEHIESQAEQTERQIKEEFEKLHQFLRDEEEATITALREEEEQKKQMMKKKLEEMNRHISSLSHTIKDMKEMMKANDVSFLKNFNVTMERVQISQPDPQMSPGALIHVSHYLGNLSFRVWKKMLETVQHTPLTLDPNTAHPCLTLSTDLTSVSYSDEGKKCPDNPERINWYFCVLSSEGFNSGTHCWDVEVGDNTCWSLGITTASNQRKGEVFFESNVWRVRYMNRKYCSQSPEQPLTAFTVKEKLQRVRVQLDYDGGTVSFSNPVTKNNLCTFRTSFTETVFPFLYNYCTTSPLRILPVKLFVTAENHS
- the LOC127510637 gene encoding nuclear factor 7, brain-like isoform X7, whose amino-acid sequence is MDSKSAEELSCPVCCEIFKVPVILSCSHSICKECLQQFWKTKKSQECPVCRRRSSKQEPPINLALKNLCDSLIKEGNEEICNLHSEKLKLVCLEDKQPVCLVCRDSEKHANHTFRPISEVLSSYKEEFNTALTSLQTKLKQGEQMKKEYDGIIEHIESQAEQTERQIKEEFEKLHQFLRDEEEATITALREEEEQKKQMMKKKLEEMNRHISSLSHTIKDMKEMMKANDVSFLKNFNVTMERVQISQPDPQMSPGALIHVSHYLGNLSFRVWKKMLETVQHTPLTLDPNTAHPCLTLSTDLTSVSYSDEGKKCPDNPERINWYFCVLSSEGFNSGTHCWDVEVGDNTCWSLGITTASNQRKGEVFFESNVWRVRYMNRKYCSQSPEQPLTAFTVKEKLQRVRVQLDYDGGTVSFSNPVTKNNLCTFRTSFTETVFPFLYNYCTTSPLRILPVKLFVTAENHS
- the LOC127510637 gene encoding nuclear factor 7, brain-like isoform X3 codes for the protein MDSKSVEELSCPVCCEIFKVPVILSCSHSICKECLQQFWKTKKSQECPVCRRRSSKQDPLVNLALKNLCDSLIKEGNEEICSLHSEKLKLVCLEDKQPVCLVCRDSEKHANHSFRPISEVLSSYKEEFNTALTSLQTKLKQGEQMKKEYDGIIEHIESQAEQTERQIKEEFEKLHQFLRDEEEATITALREEEEQKKQMMKKKLEEMNRHISSLSHTIKDMKEMMKANDVSFLKNFNVTMERVQISQPDPQMSPGALIHVSHYLGNLSFRVWKKMLETVQHTPLTLDPNTAHPCLTLSTDLTSVSYSDEGKKCPDNPERINWYFCVLSSEGFNSGTHCWDVEVGDNTCWSLGITTASNQRKGEVFFESNVWRVRYMNRKYCSQSPEQPLTAFTVKEKLQRVRVQLDYDGGTVSFSNPVTKNNLCTFRTSFTETVFPFLYNYCTTSPLRILPVKLFVTAENHS